Part of the Primulina huaijiensis isolate GDHJ02 chromosome 15, ASM1229523v2, whole genome shotgun sequence genome is shown below.
TTTCCTTCATTCGTCGAATGAACCTCAGGTGTTGTATTGGGCACGGTCCTAGATTGCTTGATCATGTTGCCTGTGCTCGCGAAATTTGAGGATTTGTCCCATAAGAACACGTGAAGAAGGATCGTGACCTTAGCATGGCGGTGCAACGAGAGCTTATGGCTGAGTGAAACAGTGTCGAAGCAGCGTATTGCGCCAGTTGAAGAAACCATCCATGGGAGTACTTTTTGGCTGGATATCCGTGAAACGACCAAGAGTTGCGATGCTTGGAATGCCTGTTTGAAGAGTTTACTAATCCCTGATCGAGCTGAGGGAACATCGCTGTCTTCTACCGCGgatgatatgtatatgaatcCCTGTTTCATTTGATACGCATTCAAATACACGATCCTCCATAATATACGACTAGTTATTAAAGAGAGTATGACAATAGTACCTCTTCGGTTCTGCTGATTGCAAAACCGAGCTTTGTGTCAGTTTCTTGGACTCTGATCTCGACTGGAATCTCTCCTGCTTGAGGGGAGAACCACAGACGAACTGCCCTGACCATACCAATGTCTACACCATGGTAGTCTTCGAAACCATACAAACTAGCGTTTGCAACCTTGGACATCTCTGATAGAGATCTTGAATTTACGGTGGGGGAGGCTGTTTCTCCTGATATCTGAACAAGAATGGATTCAGTTCAATAACAATGACATATTGACAATTGCCACAAAACATTCTGAGTAATGCTTTGGCAAAATGGTGGGGAAAAAGAGGTGCAGCATAACCTCCGTCGTAGTTCGACTTGATATCTTGGTCAAAAGTGAGTTCAAAAATCTACTTGGGAACTTCATAAATCACATGTGTGATGTCCCGGGACCACCGAGGTGCAAGAGTTCATTTGGTACTCTTCTATGCCGATTCATGTTACACCAACATTTCGATACGGAACAAGGTATTGTGATTTACGACATGCACCAGTTTGATCTTGCTATTGATTGCTTGATCAAAGTTCAAACTTGAGTGTTTTAAATTGTGTGTAGCAGTTTTGAAGTATTCTCCTTGGCCCGTTAGTATCTCTACTATGATGGGTTTAAATGTCAGCTTATACATGTGATGGGATTTACCTTGGTTAGTAGGGACTCCGTTTGAATATTTGTGAACAAAACAGGAACCCCGGACGCCTGAGCTGTGATGATCCAAGCATTGGCTCTCGCAAGCGTGTCTTCCAGGTCGTTGTACCGTGAAGCTGCTTTCTCCGAGGTTCTTGGTAAGAAGAGGATCGAGTAAAAGCTACTCGAATTCGGAATCAACAGCATCTCTCGCGTTCTCTTTTCCCATGGATACAACACATATCCATCCTCCAGTTTAGTTCTCTCTAGTGCATTCAATA
Proteins encoded:
- the LOC140959759 gene encoding uncharacterized protein, coding for MLMDSPFSSSSQVSVSTPSPAAKAPSTFLSVECIKSGGWMAGDKPQTGDIVEEIRIGDTIVISEFDKGRSGLQKILGDSFRRKETRIRVRVRRGPNVLSEMQGCIVPGNGFGWKKQYVLRAVANPNHAVGFVDRTESECLRLQAARISRLLNALERTKLEDGYVLYPWEKRTREMLLIPNSSSFYSILFLPRTSEKAASRYNDLEDTLARANAWIITAQASGVPVLFTNIQTESLLTKISGETASPTVNSRSLSEMSKVANASLYGFEDYHGVDIGMVRAVRLWFSPQAGEIPVEIRVQETDTKLGFAISRTEEGFIYISSAVEDSDVPSARSGISKLFKQAFQASQLLVVSRISSQKVLPWMVSSTGAIRCFDTVSLSHKLSLHRHAKVTILLHVFLWDKSSNFASTGNMIKQSRTVPNTTPEVHSTNEGNENRIHHLAREADSGEISINDESDIMLERNSDGHFSFRLNDFSFEKVIGFDI